A single genomic interval of Gossypium raimondii isolate GPD5lz chromosome 11, ASM2569854v1, whole genome shotgun sequence harbors:
- the LOC105803679 gene encoding aspartyl protease family protein 1 isoform X2, translated as MIRRLLRFSTGTKLIDWMTWDWTPAVSFLVALDTGSDLFWLPCDCSKCVRGLKTSDNQMIEFNIYSLNSSNTSSKVPCSSALCEQQKQCSSPQSNCPYEVLYLSNGTSSTGVLVEDVLHLTTDEDKTKAVEAKITFGCGQTQTGSFLNGAAPNGLFGLGMDNVSVPSILANENLASNSFSMCFGVDGVGRITFGDRGSSGQGETPFNLRQSHPTYNVSITQVNVGGNTADLDFNAIFDSGTSFTYLNDPAYTLISENFNNFATEKRHTSNSSGLPFEYCYDLSANQTSFNYPIVNLTMKGGDYFFVNDPIIVISLQGGDVYCLGIVKSDNVNIIGQNFMTGYRIVFDRERMVLGWKASDCYDIEASNTLPVNPPTAVPPAIAVNPEATSGNANNTNISGASPSITSPSRHLKTLFYALTFALIPFFALI; from the exons ATGATCAGACGCCTGTTACGTTTCTCGACGGGAACGAAACTTATCGATTGGATGACTTGGGATT GGACGCCTGCTGTGTCCTTTTTGGTGGCGCTAGACACCGGCAGCGATCTATTCTGGTTGCCATGCGATTGCTCCAAATGCGTGCGAGGCCTCAAGACATCCGATAATCAG ATGATAGAATTTAACATCTATAGCCTTAATTCCTCCAATACAAGCTCCAAAGTTCCCTGTAGCAGCGCCCTGTGTGAACAACAAAAACAATGTTCTTCACCTCAAAGTAATTGCCCTTATGAAGTTCTCTATCTCTCTAATGGCACTTCTTCTACTGGGGTCTTGGTGGAGGATGTCTTGCACTTAACTACAGATGAAGATAAAACCAAAGCCGTCGAAGCTAAGATTACATTCGG TTGTGGGCAGACTCAGACTGGATCATTCTTAAATGGTGCTGCTCCTAATGGTCTTTTCGGGCTTGGTATGGACAATGTCTCTGTTCCTAGCATATTAGCGAATGAAAATCTTGCTTCGAATTCTTTTTCTATGTGTTTTGGAGTTGATGGGGTTGGAAGAATCACTTTTGGTGATAGGGGCAGCTCAGGTCAAGGAGAAACACCATTTAATCTCAGGCAATCCCA CCCCACTTACAATGTCAGTATCACTCAAGTAAATGTTGGAGGAAATACTGCAGATCTTGATTTCAATGCAATTTTTGACTCCGGTACCTCGTTTACATACTTGAATGACCCAGCTTATACACTTATTTCTGAGAAT TTCAACAATTTTGCCACAGAGAAGCGGCATACATCTAATTCTTCCGGCCTTCCCTTTGAATATTGTTATGACCTAAG TGCAAATCAAACCAGCTTTAATTACCCTATTGTGAATCTGACAATGAAAGGTGGAgactatttttttgttaatgatCCAATAATAGTGATTTCCTTgcag GGTGGAGATGTATACTGTTTAGGTATTGTGAAAAGTGACAATGTGAATATTATTGGAC AAAATTTCATGACCGGTTATCGGATAGTTTTTGATCGTGAGAGGATGGTGCTGGGCTGGAAAGCATCCGACT GTTATGATATAGAGGCCTCGAACACTTTACCAGTGAACCCACCAACTGCAGTCCCTCCAGCCATTGCTGTGAATCCTGAAGCCACATCAGGGAATGCTAATAATACAAACATTTCAGGGGCGTCACCATCCATTACAAGTCCATCACGCCACCTCAAAACATTGTTTTACGCACTTACATTTGCTCTCATTCCATTTTTTGCTTTGATTTAA
- the LOC105803679 gene encoding aspartyl protease family protein 1 isoform X1, producing the protein MRELSSYSCVLLLVVLALSAGSCYGFGTFGFDIHHRYSDPVKQILAVDELPAKGSPEFYSAMVHRDKIIKGRRLATANDQTPVTFLDGNETYRLDDLGFLHYANVSIGTPAVSFLVALDTGSDLFWLPCDCSKCVRGLKTSDNQMIEFNIYSLNSSNTSSKVPCSSALCEQQKQCSSPQSNCPYEVLYLSNGTSSTGVLVEDVLHLTTDEDKTKAVEAKITFGCGQTQTGSFLNGAAPNGLFGLGMDNVSVPSILANENLASNSFSMCFGVDGVGRITFGDRGSSGQGETPFNLRQSHPTYNVSITQVNVGGNTADLDFNAIFDSGTSFTYLNDPAYTLISENFNNFATEKRHTSNSSGLPFEYCYDLSANQTSFNYPIVNLTMKGGDYFFVNDPIIVISLQGGDVYCLGIVKSDNVNIIGQNFMTGYRIVFDRERMVLGWKASDCYDIEASNTLPVNPPTAVPPAIAVNPEATSGNANNTNISGASPSITSPSRHLKTLFYALTFALIPFFALI; encoded by the exons GGGTTTGATATCCATCATAGGTATTCGGATCCGGTTAAGCAAATCCTGGCCGTTGATGAGTTACCGGCGAAGGGAAGTCCGGAATTTTACAGTGCTATGGTTCACCGTGATAAAATAATCAAGGGCCGTCGACTGGCGACGGCTAATGATCAGACGCCTGTTACGTTTCTCGACGGGAACGAAACTTATCGATTGGATGACTTGGGATT TTTGCATTACGCGAATGTATCAATAGGGACGCCTGCTGTGTCCTTTTTGGTGGCGCTAGACACCGGCAGCGATCTATTCTGGTTGCCATGCGATTGCTCCAAATGCGTGCGAGGCCTCAAGACATCCGATAATCAG ATGATAGAATTTAACATCTATAGCCTTAATTCCTCCAATACAAGCTCCAAAGTTCCCTGTAGCAGCGCCCTGTGTGAACAACAAAAACAATGTTCTTCACCTCAAAGTAATTGCCCTTATGAAGTTCTCTATCTCTCTAATGGCACTTCTTCTACTGGGGTCTTGGTGGAGGATGTCTTGCACTTAACTACAGATGAAGATAAAACCAAAGCCGTCGAAGCTAAGATTACATTCGG TTGTGGGCAGACTCAGACTGGATCATTCTTAAATGGTGCTGCTCCTAATGGTCTTTTCGGGCTTGGTATGGACAATGTCTCTGTTCCTAGCATATTAGCGAATGAAAATCTTGCTTCGAATTCTTTTTCTATGTGTTTTGGAGTTGATGGGGTTGGAAGAATCACTTTTGGTGATAGGGGCAGCTCAGGTCAAGGAGAAACACCATTTAATCTCAGGCAATCCCA CCCCACTTACAATGTCAGTATCACTCAAGTAAATGTTGGAGGAAATACTGCAGATCTTGATTTCAATGCAATTTTTGACTCCGGTACCTCGTTTACATACTTGAATGACCCAGCTTATACACTTATTTCTGAGAAT TTCAACAATTTTGCCACAGAGAAGCGGCATACATCTAATTCTTCCGGCCTTCCCTTTGAATATTGTTATGACCTAAG TGCAAATCAAACCAGCTTTAATTACCCTATTGTGAATCTGACAATGAAAGGTGGAgactatttttttgttaatgatCCAATAATAGTGATTTCCTTgcag GGTGGAGATGTATACTGTTTAGGTATTGTGAAAAGTGACAATGTGAATATTATTGGAC AAAATTTCATGACCGGTTATCGGATAGTTTTTGATCGTGAGAGGATGGTGCTGGGCTGGAAAGCATCCGACT GTTATGATATAGAGGCCTCGAACACTTTACCAGTGAACCCACCAACTGCAGTCCCTCCAGCCATTGCTGTGAATCCTGAAGCCACATCAGGGAATGCTAATAATACAAACATTTCAGGGGCGTCACCATCCATTACAAGTCCATCACGCCACCTCAAAACATTGTTTTACGCACTTACATTTGCTCTCATTCCATTTTTTGCTTTGATTTAA